From Candidatus Binataceae bacterium, a single genomic window includes:
- a CDS encoding DUF1329 domain-containing protein gives MKTQTGCWGIAAVVVAMVLSQCPVNAFAQIKAGTFISWQNAADVQELVPPGVYFKVLRGMTMKIMPPRRVSWPPPYWEATEKYSGQVRLGYDRRTLLGYVAGQPFPLLDSNDPDFAVKIMWNHSFRPIASDDYDLRFFDCESVQTGPGTPVNVIQYIQIGHYAGYSLVGRTEVNPLPVDPDFKISGRLWAFALYPELAPAVERGNGILRYRYADPDRADDAWSWNPGTRRLRRLNEGFLSTAVGAQAFDPDHYSGFNPKTEEYDYRFLGENNMLAVVHAENSTEVQCTTDGGGSACPEAWESRHLYAVEATPRPSRLTQALHAKSVVYVDSESWFAPYVDTYSRDGQLFQNVLFWLAYRDRAVPEARVAIYPFRRQFVVGAARTDLQTGFATMCYLPGIETPERECWYVNMGAVTSDFFTTRAMSNAAP, from the coding sequence GTGAAGACGCAAACGGGTTGTTGGGGTATCGCAGCCGTAGTTGTCGCGATGGTGCTCTCTCAGTGTCCGGTGAATGCGTTCGCGCAGATCAAAGCGGGCACCTTCATCTCCTGGCAGAATGCAGCCGACGTTCAGGAGCTCGTCCCGCCCGGCGTCTATTTTAAAGTGCTGCGCGGTATGACGATGAAAATCATGCCGCCACGGCGCGTCTCGTGGCCGCCGCCCTACTGGGAAGCGACAGAGAAATATTCAGGCCAAGTTCGGTTGGGCTACGATCGCCGCACGCTGCTCGGGTATGTTGCGGGCCAACCGTTTCCGCTGCTCGACTCCAATGACCCCGACTTCGCGGTCAAGATCATGTGGAACCACTCGTTCCGCCCGATCGCGAGCGACGATTACGACCTGCGTTTCTTCGATTGCGAGAGCGTGCAGACCGGACCCGGTACGCCCGTCAACGTCATTCAATATATCCAGATCGGTCACTACGCGGGGTATAGCCTCGTCGGCCGAACTGAAGTAAACCCGCTGCCGGTAGATCCAGATTTCAAGATCAGCGGAAGGTTGTGGGCTTTCGCCCTCTACCCAGAACTGGCACCCGCCGTCGAGCGCGGCAACGGCATCCTGCGTTACCGCTATGCCGACCCCGACAGGGCCGACGATGCATGGAGTTGGAATCCTGGAACGCGCAGATTGCGCCGTCTCAACGAGGGCTTCCTGAGCACCGCGGTCGGCGCCCAGGCTTTCGATCCGGATCACTATTCGGGCTTCAATCCCAAGACTGAAGAGTACGATTATCGCTTTCTGGGCGAGAACAATATGCTTGCCGTGGTCCACGCCGAGAATTCCACGGAGGTTCAGTGCACGACCGACGGCGGCGGCAGTGCCTGCCCGGAAGCCTGGGAATCGCGCCATCTATATGCCGTTGAGGCTACGCCGCGGCCCTCGCGTCTCACTCAGGCTCTTCATGCCAAGTCCGTGGTCTACGTCGATTCGGAATCCTGGTTCGCCCCTTACGTCGATACCTACAGCCGCGACGGTCAACTATTTCAAAATGTCCTCTTTTGGCTCGCCTATCGCGACCGCGCGGTCCCCGAAGCGCGGGTCGCCATCTATCCTTTCCGGCGTCAATTCGTGGTCGGAGCAGCGCGTACTGACCTGCAAACCGGCTTCGCGACCATGTGCTATCTGCCGGGCATTGAAACCCCGGAGCGCGAATGTTGGTACGTCAACATGGGCGCGGTGACCAGCGACTTTTTCACCACCCGGGCGATGAGCAACGCGGCACCATGA
- a CDS encoding amidohydrolase family protein: protein MKYEFISADCHIDLIWLPPDLFTSNSRTDLRDRMPFVTDTRRGKAWVAKNGAKFGLMNGMGSAGREYVPGQIHRSDRMASTGLYDDGRKGIRRLTDPELRLKDQERDGVQAEVLYGVLGASMRLNDDEAASEMLRIYNEWLADFCRTHPDRYAGLASIPSHNVDAAVTEARRVAKAGVLRGLDIANRPDLQPFWDPCWEPLWAVAEEAHLPIHLHTIGGSLPDLSKLAPKVGRAAFATMISSFQMYMALPLMAVIFAGVLEHHRGMRMVIGESGIGWLPYVLDHMDLEWEDQFHDLDLKMKPSEYWRRQCYATYQSDRIGIKMLDEIGENNIMWGSDFPHPDGIWPDSQEYIRRELDHLPAATRHKIVCSNAATLYRFTT, encoded by the coding sequence ATGAAGTACGAATTCATCTCCGCCGATTGTCATATCGATCTGATCTGGCTGCCGCCGGATCTTTTCACCTCAAATTCACGCACGGACCTGAGAGATCGCATGCCCTTTGTTACGGACACGCGCAGGGGGAAGGCCTGGGTCGCAAAGAACGGCGCGAAGTTCGGCTTGATGAACGGGATGGGTTCCGCGGGACGCGAATATGTTCCCGGCCAGATCCATCGTTCGGACCGGATGGCTTCGACCGGCCTGTACGACGATGGCCGCAAGGGCATCAGGCGTCTAACTGATCCCGAACTGCGCCTTAAGGATCAAGAGCGCGATGGCGTCCAGGCGGAAGTACTCTATGGTGTCTTGGGCGCGAGTATGCGCCTTAACGATGACGAAGCGGCCAGCGAGATGCTGCGTATATACAATGAATGGCTGGCCGACTTTTGCCGCACCCATCCGGATCGCTATGCAGGCCTGGCCTCGATACCCAGCCACAACGTCGATGCCGCGGTGACAGAAGCGCGTCGCGTCGCGAAGGCCGGCGTGTTGCGGGGACTCGATATCGCCAATCGCCCCGACCTTCAACCGTTTTGGGACCCGTGCTGGGAGCCGCTATGGGCGGTCGCGGAGGAAGCGCACCTTCCGATCCATCTTCATACCATCGGCGGCTCACTGCCCGACCTGAGCAAGCTGGCACCCAAGGTCGGAAGGGCGGCCTTCGCGACGATGATCAGCAGCTTTCAGATGTACATGGCGCTACCGCTGATGGCGGTGATCTTCGCCGGCGTGCTGGAGCATCACCGGGGCATGAGGATGGTCATCGGTGAGAGCGGGATCGGATGGCTCCCCTACGTCCTCGACCACATGGACCTCGAATGGGAGGATCAGTTCCACGATCTGGATCTCAAGATGAAACCAAGCGAGTACTGGCGTCGACAGTGCTACGCGACCTACCAGTCCGATCGCATCGGGATCAAGATGCTCGACGAGATTGGCGAGAACAATATCATGTGGGGCTCCGATTTCCCGCACCCCGACGGCATCTGGCCGGATTCCCAGGAGTACATCCGGCGCGAGCTGGATCACCTACCCGCCGCAACCCGGCACAAGATCGTGTGCAGTAACGCTGCCACCCTGTACCGCTTTACGACCTAG
- a CDS encoding DUF2252 domain-containing protein, which yields MLKISKSMRPRVRSRAPVRDQRDDKYLPWVRRWQEGKALREKVPRESHAGWTPPKHRPDPIDILVKSNASRLPELVPIRNARMLSSAFAFLRGSAAVMAWDLSRTSKTGLRVQACGDCHLMNFGAFATPERQLIFDINDFDETLPAPWEWDLKRLAASFAVAGKYINLSRRDVIATCESVVRSYRKWMGKYSRMRVIDIWYDRLDVEQLIEGLPDPNWQKRWRERIAKERVHSAIEHEFPKLAARRGQKPRIKDNPPLIFHLPDNRGKAFHQTVSAGHLSYLASLPPQYGAIVERYKIEDMAMKVVGVGSVGTLCMVTLLMASAEDPLFLQLKEAEASVLEPYAGASEYKNHGQRVVVGQRFMQAASDMLLGWSHGDMRNRDFYIRQLRDMKMSIVMEAM from the coding sequence ATGCTCAAAATCTCCAAATCCATGAGGCCAAGAGTCAGATCGCGTGCACCGGTTCGAGACCAGCGCGACGACAAATACCTGCCGTGGGTGCGACGGTGGCAGGAGGGGAAAGCGCTGCGCGAGAAGGTACCGCGGGAAAGTCACGCTGGATGGACGCCGCCTAAGCACCGGCCCGACCCGATCGATATCCTCGTCAAGTCAAACGCATCGCGACTGCCGGAGCTGGTCCCTATCCGGAATGCACGCATGCTCAGCTCGGCATTTGCCTTCCTGCGTGGCTCTGCGGCGGTCATGGCCTGGGATCTTTCGCGGACGTCGAAAACCGGACTCAGGGTTCAGGCGTGCGGCGATTGCCACCTGATGAACTTCGGGGCCTTTGCGACACCAGAGCGTCAGCTCATCTTCGACATCAACGACTTCGACGAAACGCTGCCAGCACCTTGGGAGTGGGACCTGAAGAGACTGGCTGCGAGCTTTGCGGTGGCGGGAAAGTACATCAATCTGAGCCGCAGAGATGTGATCGCTACCTGCGAATCAGTGGTGCGATCCTATCGAAAATGGATGGGCAAGTATTCCCGGATGCGGGTTATCGACATCTGGTATGACCGTCTCGACGTTGAGCAACTAATTGAAGGTCTACCGGACCCGAATTGGCAGAAACGCTGGCGCGAAAGGATCGCCAAGGAACGCGTGCACAGCGCGATCGAGCATGAGTTTCCCAAGCTGGCAGCGCGCCGCGGTCAGAAACCCAGAATCAAGGACAACCCCCCGTTGATTTTTCACTTGCCGGACAACAGGGGCAAGGCGTTTCACCAAACAGTGAGCGCGGGGCATCTTTCCTACCTGGCATCGCTGCCGCCGCAGTATGGTGCGATTGTGGAACGATACAAGATCGAGGACATGGCGATGAAAGTGGTCGGGGTGGGCAGTGTCGGAACCCTCTGTATGGTTACGCTGCTCATGGCCTCCGCCGAAGATCCGCTGTTTCTGCAACTGAAGGAGGCAGAGGCCTCAGTGCTGGAGCCCTATGCCGGAGCAAGCGAATACAAGAATCACGGTCAACGCGTGGTAGTGGGGCAGAGGTTCATGCAGGCGGCGAGCGACATGCTGCTGGGATGGAGCCATGGAGACATGCGCAATCGCGATTTCTACATCCGTCAGCTGCGCGACATGAAGATGTCAATCGTGATGGAGGCGATGG
- a CDS encoding transposase, with protein sequence MLPEAETLIADKGYDSDAFREALAGRGITPCIPPRAKRRLPATYCKTLYRQPHKVENIFAKLKDWRRISMRYDRCAYTFFSAICIAATVIFWIGQ encoded by the coding sequence ATGCTGCCAGAGGCCGAGACGCTTATTGCCGACAAGGGCTATGATAGTGATGCATTCCGAGAGGCTCTCGCCGGACGCGGCATCACGCCTTGCATTCCACCGCGAGCCAAGCGCCGGTTGCCGGCAACGTACTGCAAGACTTTGTATCGACAGCCCCACAAGGTCGAGAACATTTTCGCAAAGCTAAAAGACTGGCGGCGTATCTCAATGCGCTACGACCGCTGCGCCTACACATTCTTCAGCGCTATCTGCATCGCCGCAACCGTTATCTTTTGGATCGGTCAATGA
- a CDS encoding glutathione S-transferase family protein encodes MTIIITAFERSPDGGKGLARDTRVRWALEEVGQPYEVRLVSFRAMKEPAHRAYHPFGQIPTYEEGDLALFESGAIVFHIAQRNAGLLPDDTNARARAITWIFAALNTVEPPILERETAILLEGDKTWYEERLPLVEARVRDRLDQLSGRLGDADWLDGAFSAGDLMMVSVLLRLKSSDILDDYPNLATYVARGEARPAYKQAFDAQLAVYTGKPPAG; translated from the coding sequence ATGACCATCATCATTACCGCCTTTGAACGGTCGCCCGATGGCGGCAAGGGACTGGCGCGTGATACGCGCGTTCGCTGGGCACTTGAGGAAGTGGGCCAACCCTACGAGGTTCGCCTTGTTTCGTTCCGTGCGATGAAGGAACCCGCGCATCGGGCGTATCATCCTTTCGGCCAGATTCCGACCTATGAGGAAGGCGATCTCGCCTTGTTCGAGTCGGGGGCGATCGTGTTCCATATCGCCCAGCGCAATGCGGGCCTGCTCCCAGACGATACCAATGCCCGGGCGCGTGCGATCACATGGATATTTGCCGCGCTCAACACGGTGGAACCGCCGATCCTTGAACGCGAAACCGCCATTCTCCTGGAGGGCGACAAGACCTGGTATGAGGAGCGCCTGCCTCTGGTCGAGGCTCGCGTCCGCGACCGGCTGGACCAACTTTCCGGTCGCTTGGGCGATGCCGACTGGCTCGATGGCGCCTTCAGCGCGGGCGACCTGATGATGGTGTCGGTACTGCTCAGGTTGAAATCTTCGGACATTCTGGACGACTATCCGAATCTGGCCACCTATGTCGCCCGCGGCGAAGCGCGGCCCGCCTACAAGCAGGCTTTCGACGCTCAATTGGCGGTTTACACCGGCAAGCCACCGGCCGGCTGA
- a CDS encoding ATP-binding protein — MDPRKNPYAPGAGTPPPELAGRDDLIERAAIALDRIRAGRAARSLILHGLRGVGKTVLLNRMETEAEARGFACVKVEAPEDRSLPALLTPVLRVALLRLDRGKKIRTNLARAGRALAGFAKALKVKYRDIEVSTDFEPERGLADSGDLDTDLTDLLASVGTAAREYRTGIVLFIDELQYVHDDQLASLIRALHSASQRQLPMTMLAAGLPQLIGQMGRAKSYAERLFEFVPIDRLNDEAARAALSVPAQREGVAFAPEAIAEILRHTRGYPYFLQEWGRHAWNVAQTSPISRADARRATVLALAELDAGFFRVRFDRLTPTEKHYLGAMAKLGPGPHRSGDIAERLGKSVTSVAPVRSELIAKGMIYSPAHGDTAFTVPLFDGFMTRIVT; from the coding sequence ATGGATCCTCGCAAGAACCCTTACGCGCCCGGCGCCGGAACGCCACCACCCGAGCTGGCCGGTCGAGATGACCTGATCGAGCGTGCCGCAATCGCGCTGGATAGGATCCGCGCAGGTCGAGCTGCGCGCAGTCTGATTCTTCATGGGTTGCGCGGGGTCGGAAAGACCGTTCTGCTGAATCGCATGGAAACTGAGGCCGAGGCCCGGGGCTTCGCGTGTGTGAAGGTCGAGGCGCCCGAGGATAGGTCACTGCCCGCACTTCTAACGCCAGTCCTGCGCGTGGCCCTGCTACGTCTCGATCGCGGCAAAAAGATCCGGACCAACCTCGCAAGAGCGGGCAGGGCGCTTGCCGGATTCGCTAAAGCTCTCAAGGTCAAGTACCGGGACATCGAGGTCAGCACGGACTTCGAACCGGAGCGGGGCCTGGCCGACAGCGGAGATCTCGATACCGATCTGACCGATCTGCTTGCTTCGGTTGGCACCGCGGCGCGTGAGTACCGCACCGGTATTGTGCTGTTCATCGATGAACTTCAATACGTGCACGACGACCAACTCGCGTCCTTGATCAGAGCTCTACACAGCGCGAGCCAGCGCCAGCTTCCAATGACCATGCTGGCGGCCGGCCTGCCGCAATTGATTGGGCAGATGGGTCGTGCAAAGTCGTACGCGGAAAGGCTGTTTGAGTTCGTCCCCATCGATCGCTTGAATGACGAGGCCGCGCGCGCTGCGTTATCGGTTCCGGCACAAAGAGAAGGAGTTGCCTTCGCCCCCGAGGCGATAGCCGAAATACTACGCCATACGAGGGGATACCCTTATTTTCTCCAGGAATGGGGGAGACACGCGTGGAATGTCGCGCAGACCTCACCGATATCGCGAGCCGACGCACGGCGGGCGACCGTCCTGGCTCTCGCCGAGTTGGACGCCGGCTTTTTCCGGGTTCGCTTCGATAGACTGACGCCCACCGAAAAGCACTACCTGGGAGCGATGGCGAAACTCGGTCCCGGACCTCATCGCTCCGGAGATATCGCGGAGCGACTTGGGAAAAGCGTAACCAGCGTAGCCCCGGTGCGGAGCGAGCTGATTGCGAAAGGCATGATCTACAGCCCGGCCCATGGAGATACCGCGTTCACGGTGCCGCTCTTCGACGGGTTCATGACGAGAATCGTGACCTGA